A single window of Gossypium hirsutum isolate 1008001.06 chromosome A10, Gossypium_hirsutum_v2.1, whole genome shotgun sequence DNA harbors:
- the LOC107896241 gene encoding cytochrome P450 71A1, whose protein sequence is MAILIFLLALPFFLFITLLKRSVSNHGYCNHLPPGPPSLPLIGHLHMLMFDNSDLLHIFLWKLSKQYGLSVRLGFRPTLVVSSAEMAKEVMKTRDLDFCSRPNLCAIRKLSYNASDLSFSPYSESWKGIRKICVVHLFSRVRKYRSIREDEVAGLVEKICRLSVDSKPVNLSEAMVCLSCSIISRVGFGKRYGEEGAEGSRLHGLIKESVAMFTSFSFSDCFPFMGWVDRFTGFHARLERFFIELDSFYQQLIDEHLNPNRLKPEQEDILDVLLQTWKDRDFLFDLTLDHIKAVIMNVLFAGTETTAVTVIWVMSFLMKNPDCLKKAQEEVRGLIGKKGFLNEDDVQALTYLQAVVKETFRLQPAVPLLLPRETLRKCCIGGYKVPANTLVYVNAWAIGRDPEAWKNPEEFCPERFIGSSIDYKGLNFELIPFGAGRRVCPGMHMAVAAVELALANLLYKFDWEMPTEMNKENLSFDGTPGLVTHKKDALILVARKIND, encoded by the exons ATGGCAATACTCATCTTTCTTCTAGCTCTCCCTTTCTTCCTCTTCATAACTCTGCTGAAACGTAGCGTTAGCAACCATGGCTATTGCAATCATCTTCCCCCAGGCCCTCCAAGTCTTCCCTTGATTGGTCACTTACATATGTTGATGTTTGATAACTCAGACCTCCTTCATATTTTCCTTTGGAAACTCTCTAAACAATATGGTCTGTCCGTACGACTTGGATTTAGGCCAACCCTTGTAGTTTCTTCAGCAGAAATGGCTAAAGAGGTTATGAAAACTCGTGACCTCGACTTCTGCAGTAGGCCTAATCTATGTGCTATTCGCAAATTATCTTACAATGCCTCGGATTTGTCTTTTTCACCATACAGTGAGTCCTGGAAGGGGATTAGGAAAATTTGTGTTGTACATCTGTTCAGCAGAGTGCGAAAGTATCGTTCCATTCGAGAAGACGAAGTTGCTGGCCTGGTTGAGAAAATATGTCGATTATCCGTTGATTCTAAGCCTGTCAACTTGAGTGAGGCAATGGTGTGCTTATCCTGTTCAATAATTTCAAGAGTGGGCTTTGGTAAGAGGTACGGTGAAGAAGGAGCTGAAGGAAGTAGGTTACATGGGCTGATTAAAGAAAGTGTAGCCATGTTTACAAGCTTTAGTTTTTCTGACTGTTTTCCTTTCATGGGTTGGGTTGATAGATTCACTGGGTTCCACGCTCGTCTTGAAAGATTTTTCATAGAACTTGATAGCTTCTATCAACAACTCATTGATGAACATCTTAATCCGAACAGGCTAAAACCAGAGCAAGAGGACATACTCGATGTGCTATTACAGACATGGAAGGATCGTGATTTTCTATTTGATCTTACCCTAGATCACATAAAAGCTGTTATTATG AATGTTCTTTTTGCTGGAACGGAGACAACAGCGGTTACTGTGATTTGGGTCATGAGCTTCTTGATGAAAAATCCAGATTGTTTGAAGAAAGCTCAAGAGGAAGTAAGGGGTCTGATTGGGAAAAAAGGATTTCTAAATGAAGATGATGTTCAAGCTTTAACTTACCTACAGGCTGTGGTAAAAGAAACATTTAGATTGCAACCAGCAGTTCCATTGTTGCTACCACGAGAAACACTTCGAAAATGCTGCATAGGTGGGTACAAAGTACCTGCCAATACCTTGGTGTACGTGAATGCATGGGCAATAGGAAGAGACCCTGAAGCTTGGAAGAATCCTGAAGAATTTTGTCCTGAAAGGTTCATTGGCAGCTCTATTGACTACAAAGGGCTAAACTTTGAGCTCATACCGTTTGGTGCGGGTAGAAGGGTTTGCCCTGGAATGCATATGGCAGTTGCAGCAGTGGAGCTTGCTCTTGCTAATCTTCTTTACAAGTTTGATTGGGAAATGCCGACCGAAATGAACAAAGAAAACTTAAGCTTTGATGGCACGCCTGGTTTAGTTACGCACAAAAAAGATGCTCTTATCCTTGTGGCTAGGAAGATTAATGATTAA